A genomic segment from Lutibacter sp. A80 encodes:
- a CDS encoding tyrosine-protein phosphatase produces the protein MLSLFKKNKHTITTLFPETYIDIHSHLLPNIDDGSKSFEESTLLLKKLSSYGIKNFVITPHIMDGVWNNTTQIINQKLFELTNYLKSQGIDDLNIRAAAEYMIDANFEKLLSEKDLLTIKDQYVLVELSYFNPPINLNEILFNIQIAGYKPILAHPERYIFYHSNYKKYYELKELGCLFQLNLLSLSQHYGSKITKIAERLLKDNLIDFTGTDTHNIRHLNTLETINNSKLLKLITPILENNAKLL, from the coding sequence AAACAAACATACAATTACAACGTTATTTCCTGAAACTTATATAGATATTCATTCGCATTTATTACCAAATATTGATGATGGCTCTAAAAGTTTTGAAGAATCTACCCTACTTCTAAAAAAGCTTTCTAGTTATGGAATTAAAAACTTTGTTATTACACCACATATAATGGATGGTGTTTGGAATAATACTACGCAAATAATAAATCAAAAACTTTTTGAATTAACTAACTATTTAAAATCGCAAGGCATAGATGATTTAAACATTAGAGCTGCAGCAGAATATATGATAGATGCTAATTTTGAAAAATTATTAAGTGAAAAAGACTTACTTACTATTAAAGACCAATATGTACTTGTAGAATTATCATATTTTAACCCTCCAATAAATTTAAATGAAATACTTTTTAATATTCAAATAGCTGGATATAAACCTATTCTTGCACATCCGGAAAGGTATATTTTTTACCATTCTAATTACAAAAAATATTACGAATTAAAAGAATTAGGCTGTTTATTCCAATTGAATTTACTTTCATTATCACAGCATTATGGTTCTAAAATAACTAAAATAGCTGAACGCTTATTAAAAGATAACTTAATAGATTTTACAGGAACAGATACGCACAATATACGTCATTTAAACACTTTAGAGACTATTAACAACAGTAAACTATTAAAGTTAATAACTCCAATTTTAGAAAACAACGCTAAGTTGCTTTAA
- a CDS encoding polysaccharide biosynthesis tyrosine autokinase: MQGNKEHSPINFNEGTINIREEIERYVYHWKWFVLSTFLALAIVYVYLRYTPNLYEASATILIEDVENNELSAFKDLGLVGSSQASLENEIELLKSRNLIERVAKELKLNVTYYTQGRVIEAEFINKSSQLNINFLISDSILENLSTTFSIIVKSKTDIVVKTNLDEKKVAFGEKVSLPFGDIIITPKDLDKLRVGDETIIKIIPLKSVVESYRNRIQVAVVKNSSVIRLILRDRVNEKAQEILDNLIKQYNDDAVTDKSLIAKRTNEFINDRISIIDKDLSLIEAGVEQFKTQNGLTDISSEAGIALQSKNDLSKQIIALSTQLKLVDFVDEYISTNGEQLIPADLGLENSSIAESTTKYNQVLLERNRILKSTSELHPTIVNLNLQLRQFRENISQSLSNLKSSLTISLNDIKSQEVRFNSKIAAVPKQEREYRDIQRQQQIIESLYLYLLQKREENAISLAVTLPNAKIVDKAYGSGYPVAPNRRMYFLAALLVGLILPFATLYILFLLDNKVHTRKEVEALVDIPILGDIPQSKSEKKVIISDKDRDSTSESFRLLRTNVNFMLSSVKKASKTIFITSTLAGEGKTFIAINLASVLALTNKKVLLVGGDIRKPKIVEYLKIKSTKKGLSHFLMDPSLQVPDVIEQFKETNFDILESGIVAPNPSELLMNGRFDEILAYGETHYDYVIVDTAPINIVTDTLLFSKNADLFIYVVRANFLDKRLLEIPNKLYKDKRLPNMAALINDTDLERGYGYGYGYGYGYTERGLKSKKWWQKIMSF; encoded by the coding sequence ATGCAAGGAAACAAGGAACATAGCCCCATAAATTTTAACGAGGGGACCATAAATATACGTGAAGAAATTGAACGGTATGTTTACCATTGGAAATGGTTTGTGCTTAGCACGTTTTTAGCGCTTGCTATTGTTTATGTTTATTTACGTTATACACCAAATCTATATGAAGCTTCTGCAACTATTTTAATTGAAGATGTTGAAAATAATGAACTTTCTGCATTTAAAGATTTAGGTTTAGTAGGTAGTTCACAAGCATCTTTAGAAAATGAAATAGAGCTACTAAAGTCTAGAAACTTAATTGAAAGAGTTGCGAAAGAATTAAAATTAAATGTTACTTATTATACCCAAGGAAGAGTAATTGAAGCCGAATTTATTAATAAAAGTTCGCAGCTGAATATTAATTTTTTAATTAGCGATTCTATTTTAGAAAACTTAAGCACTACGTTTTCAATTATTGTAAAATCTAAAACAGATATTGTTGTAAAAACAAATTTAGATGAAAAAAAAGTGGCTTTTGGAGAAAAAGTAAGTTTGCCTTTTGGAGATATTATTATAACGCCTAAAGATTTGGATAAGTTAAGAGTTGGAGATGAAACAATTATTAAAATTATTCCTTTAAAATCTGTTGTTGAGAGTTATAGAAATAGAATTCAGGTTGCTGTAGTTAAAAATTCTAGTGTTATTCGTTTAATTTTAAGAGATAGGGTTAATGAAAAAGCACAAGAAATTCTTGATAATTTAATAAAGCAGTATAATGATGATGCTGTTACAGATAAGAGTTTAATAGCGAAGCGAACCAATGAATTTATTAATGATAGAATTTCAATTATTGATAAGGATTTATCTCTTATTGAAGCAGGTGTAGAGCAATTTAAAACCCAAAATGGGTTAACCGATATTTCTTCGGAGGCTGGAATTGCTTTACAATCGAAAAATGATTTGTCTAAGCAAATTATAGCTTTAAGCACACAGTTAAAGTTGGTTGATTTTGTTGATGAATATATTTCAACAAATGGAGAGCAGTTAATTCCTGCGGACTTAGGTTTAGAAAATAGTTCAATTGCCGAAAGCACTACTAAGTATAACCAAGTTTTGTTAGAGCGTAATAGAATATTAAAAAGTACAAGTGAACTACATCCAACAATTGTGAATTTAAATTTACAATTACGTCAATTTAGAGAAAATATTTCGCAGAGTTTGTCAAACTTAAAATCTTCGTTAACAATATCTTTAAACGATATAAAGAGTCAAGAAGTTAGGTTTAATTCAAAAATTGCAGCAGTTCCAAAACAAGAGAGAGAGTATAGAGATATTCAAAGGCAACAACAAATAATAGAATCTTTATACTTGTATTTATTGCAAAAACGTGAAGAGAATGCAATTTCTTTAGCAGTAACATTGCCTAATGCAAAAATTGTTGATAAAGCTTATGGTAGTGGTTATCCTGTAGCTCCAAATCGTAGAATGTATTTTTTAGCAGCCTTACTTGTAGGCTTAATTTTACCATTTGCAACATTGTATATTCTATTTTTATTAGATAATAAAGTACACACTCGTAAAGAGGTAGAAGCATTAGTTGATATTCCTATTTTAGGAGATATCCCACAATCTAAATCAGAAAAGAAAGTAATTATTTCAGATAAGGATAGAGATAGTACATCAGAATCTTTTAGACTGCTAAGAACCAATGTGAACTTTATGCTTTCTAGCGTTAAAAAAGCTTCTAAAACTATATTTATAACATCTACTTTGGCTGGTGAAGGGAAAACCTTTATTGCTATAAATTTAGCATCTGTATTGGCGTTAACAAATAAAAAAGTATTGTTAGTTGGAGGTGATATTCGAAAGCCTAAAATTGTTGAATATTTAAAAATTAAATCTACTAAAAAAGGACTTTCACATTTTTTAATGGATCCATCATTACAAGTGCCTGATGTAATTGAGCAATTTAAAGAAACTAATTTTGATATTTTAGAATCTGGAATTGTTGCCCCTAATCCTTCAGAATTATTAATGAATGGCCGTTTTGATGAAATTTTAGCTTATGGGGAAACGCATTACGATTATGTAATTGTTGATACTGCTCCTATAAATATTGTAACAGATACTTTATTATTTAGTAAAAATGCAGATTTATTTATTTATGTTGTAAGAGCTAATTTTTTAGACAAACGCTTACTAGAAATTCCTAATAAATTATATAAAGATAAGCGCTTGCCAAATATGGCAGCCTTAATAAACGATACCGATCTAGAAAGAGGGTATGGCTATGGTTACGGGTATGGTTATGGTTATACCGAAAGAGGACTTAAGTCAAAAAAATGGTGGCAAAAAATAATGTCTTTTTAA
- a CDS encoding polysaccharide biosynthesis/export family protein, producing the protein MKKNSLFNFGLFFLILIIASSCASKKDMIYFQNDEVISNELHKNYAPKIQTDDILNITVSAREPEAAIVYNLYQGGGQTGSSNPITYLVDNEGNITFPELGKIKVSGLTTNQLKNDLIKRLEVFITNPIVTIRLENFRVSILGEVKSPGPYNLENEKVSIPEALAMAGDLTIQGKRKNILLLRTTGEKVESIRLDLTDKTLFKSPYFYLAQNDIVYVEPNRAKVNSSAIGTTSSLISIASALLSLVLILTR; encoded by the coding sequence ATGAAAAAAAACAGCCTATTTAATTTTGGATTATTTTTTTTAATATTAATTATTGCTTCTTCTTGTGCATCTAAAAAAGATATGATTTATTTTCAGAATGATGAGGTGATATCAAATGAATTGCATAAAAATTATGCTCCAAAAATTCAAACAGACGACATTCTAAATATTACAGTTAGTGCTCGTGAACCTGAAGCTGCTATAGTTTATAATTTATATCAAGGTGGAGGGCAAACAGGTTCTTCAAATCCAATTACTTATTTAGTAGATAATGAAGGTAACATTACGTTCCCAGAGCTTGGGAAAATTAAAGTTAGTGGATTGACAACAAATCAATTAAAAAATGATTTAATTAAACGCTTAGAGGTATTTATTACAAACCCAATTGTTACTATTAGATTAGAAAATTTTAGAGTTTCAATTTTAGGTGAAGTAAAATCTCCTGGGCCTTACAACTTAGAGAACGAAAAAGTATCTATACCAGAAGCACTTGCTATGGCTGGAGATTTAACTATTCAAGGGAAAAGAAAAAATATTTTATTATTAAGAACTACTGGTGAAAAAGTAGAAAGTATTCGTTTAGATTTAACTGATAAAACGTTGTTTAAATCGCCTTATTTTTACCTAGCTCAAAATGATATTGTTTATGTAGAGCCTAACAGGGCAAAAGTAAATTCATCTGCAATAGGAACTACTTCTTCTTTAATTTCAATAGCTTCTGCATTACTTTCTTTAGTGCTAATTTTAACACGATAA
- a CDS encoding nucleoside-diphosphate sugar epimerase/dehydratase, with amino-acid sequence MLNRVFKQLLIRNTPRWLVLIIDIYIVINTFIISYLIRFNFSFNFDTSKFILQLPAVIIIALISFLLVGSYKGVIRHTGVRDSINVLFSSLIIFWLLITCVMVNHHFEIIPEFTIPKSIIAIHFLLNVFVLIAIRFLYKGIYTYLVSGSSVAKRVLIYGAGEAGMLVHSLLKEDKTNRVQIVGFIDDDKHKVGSKLNGVRIFNAKKINKFFVEKRSVDEIILAIQKIKPSKLIEIVEALSKLPLEVKIVPAVQTWINGDLQVKQIKTVKIEDLLGRIPIELNNPILHKEYTDKVVLITGAAGSIGSEIVRQVSSFKFKQLILIDQAESDLYNLQQFFINKNIENITAIVADIKNKKRIATIFNKYKPQIVFHAAAYKHVPFMEENPYEAVRTNIMGSKNIADLSVLHNVEKFVMISTDKAVNPTNVMGATKRIAEMYINCLSSSNKTTKFITTRFGNVLGSNGSVIPLFQSQIKHGGPITVTHKDITRYFMTIPEACQLVLEAGSMGKGGEIFVFDMGESIKIYDLAVNMIRLSGLKYPEDISIEIKGLRPGEKIYEELLATSENTIATHNEKIMIAQVIPLEAKIVKQQIKDLCAINNEENNELTVLKMKEIVPEFISNNSKYEALDK; translated from the coding sequence ATGTTAAATAGAGTTTTTAAACAATTATTAATTCGAAATACACCTAGATGGCTTGTATTGATAATTGATATTTATATTGTAATTAATACATTTATAATATCTTATTTAATTCGATTTAATTTTAGTTTTAATTTTGATACCTCAAAATTTATTTTGCAGCTACCAGCTGTAATAATTATTGCATTAATTAGTTTTTTATTGGTGGGTTCTTATAAAGGTGTTATAAGGCACACAGGTGTTAGAGATTCTATTAATGTGTTATTTTCTAGTTTAATAATTTTTTGGCTTTTGATTACCTGTGTTATGGTAAATCATCATTTTGAAATTATTCCAGAATTTACAATACCAAAATCAATTATTGCTATTCATTTTTTATTAAACGTATTTGTATTAATAGCAATTAGGTTTTTATATAAAGGGATTTATACTTATTTAGTCTCAGGTTCTTCAGTAGCAAAAAGAGTTCTAATATACGGAGCAGGTGAAGCGGGTATGTTAGTACATTCTTTATTAAAAGAAGATAAAACCAATAGAGTTCAAATAGTAGGGTTTATTGATGATGATAAGCATAAAGTTGGTAGTAAATTAAATGGAGTTCGTATTTTTAATGCTAAAAAAATTAATAAATTTTTTGTTGAAAAAAGAAGTGTTGATGAAATAATTTTGGCGATTCAAAAAATTAAACCTTCAAAATTAATTGAAATTGTTGAAGCATTATCTAAGTTACCTTTAGAAGTTAAAATAGTGCCAGCTGTACAAACGTGGATAAATGGAGACTTACAAGTAAAACAGATTAAAACTGTTAAGATTGAAGATTTATTAGGAAGAATACCTATTGAATTAAACAACCCAATATTACATAAAGAATATACTGATAAAGTAGTGTTAATAACTGGAGCAGCAGGCTCTATAGGGAGTGAAATTGTACGGCAAGTATCTAGTTTTAAATTTAAACAATTAATTTTAATAGATCAGGCAGAATCGGATCTCTATAATCTTCAACAATTTTTTATAAATAAAAATATAGAAAACATTACAGCTATTGTTGCTGATATTAAAAATAAAAAAAGAATTGCTACAATTTTTAATAAATACAAACCTCAAATAGTTTTTCATGCTGCAGCATATAAGCATGTGCCGTTTATGGAAGAAAATCCTTACGAAGCCGTTAGAACTAATATTATGGGGAGTAAAAATATTGCAGATTTATCGGTACTGCATAATGTTGAAAAGTTTGTAATGATTTCTACAGACAAAGCTGTAAACCCAACAAATGTAATGGGAGCAACTAAGAGAATTGCAGAAATGTATATAAATTGTTTAAGTAGTAGTAATAAAACAACAAAATTTATTACAACACGTTTTGGAAATGTGCTTGGGTCTAATGGTTCGGTAATTCCGTTATTTCAATCGCAAATTAAACATGGAGGCCCTATAACTGTAACTCATAAAGATATTACAAGGTATTTTATGACAATTCCTGAAGCTTGTCAACTAGTTTTAGAGGCGGGATCAATGGGAAAAGGAGGTGAAATTTTTGTGTTTGATATGGGAGAGTCTATTAAAATTTATGATTTAGCAGTTAATATGATACGTTTGTCAGGTTTAAAATACCCAGAAGATATATCTATTGAAATTAAAGGCTTACGCCCAGGAGAAAAAATTTATGAAGAACTATTAGCTACTTCAGAAAATACAATTGCAACGCATAATGAAAAAATAATGATAGCTCAAGTGATACCTTTAGAAGCTAAAATTGTTAAACAACAAATTAAAGATTTATGCGCTATTAATAATGAAGAAAATAATGAATTAACGGTTTTAAAAATGAAAGAAATTGTTCCTGAGTTTATTTCAAATAATTCAAAATACGAAGCACTAGATAAATAA
- a CDS encoding DegT/DnrJ/EryC1/StrS aminotransferase family protein, whose translation MKNKIWLSSPHMGGTEQKYVQEAFDTNWVAPLGPNVNAFEDSLENYLEEGSHIAALSSGTAAIHLALILLGVTKGDEVLCQSFTFSASANPIVYQGATPVFIDSELETWNMCPEQLEIAILHRIKNGKKPKAIIAVHLYGMPYNVEKISELGKKYEIPIIEDSAEALGSKVSNRKCGTFGDLAILSFNGNKIITTSGGGALISKSKQDKDTAVFLATQARDNAQHYQHSQIGYNYRMSNIVAGIGRGQLEVLKDRVAARRFNYNFYKSTVKNSDFKFLNEPKGYYSNRWLTCILTPSNKISKKIRLSFEQENIESRPLWKPMHLQPVFKDCLSFLNGNSEQLFNRGLCLPSGSNITENELNRVIGVLNNF comes from the coding sequence ATGAAAAATAAAATTTGGCTATCATCTCCTCATATGGGAGGTACAGAGCAAAAATATGTTCAAGAAGCATTTGATACAAATTGGGTAGCTCCATTAGGCCCAAATGTTAATGCTTTTGAAGATAGTTTAGAGAATTATTTAGAAGAAGGTTCGCATATAGCAGCGTTGAGTTCTGGAACTGCAGCCATACATTTAGCATTAATTTTATTAGGAGTAACTAAGGGAGATGAAGTGCTTTGTCAAAGTTTTACATTTTCTGCATCAGCAAATCCGATAGTTTACCAAGGAGCAACACCCGTTTTTATAGATAGTGAACTAGAAACTTGGAATATGTGTCCAGAGCAATTAGAAATTGCCATTTTACACAGAATAAAAAATGGTAAAAAGCCAAAAGCAATTATTGCGGTTCATTTGTATGGTATGCCTTATAATGTTGAAAAAATTAGCGAATTAGGGAAAAAATATGAAATTCCAATTATAGAAGATAGTGCCGAGGCTTTAGGGAGTAAAGTATCAAATAGAAAATGTGGAACTTTTGGAGATCTTGCAATTTTATCGTTCAATGGAAATAAAATAATAACAACCTCGGGTGGAGGTGCTCTAATTAGTAAAAGTAAACAAGACAAAGATACAGCCGTATTTTTAGCTACACAAGCTAGAGATAATGCACAACATTATCAACATAGCCAAATTGGTTATAATTATAGAATGTCTAATATTGTAGCTGGTATAGGAAGAGGACAATTAGAAGTGCTAAAAGATCGCGTTGCGGCAAGAAGGTTTAACTATAATTTTTATAAATCAACAGTTAAAAATTCAGATTTTAAATTTTTAAATGAGCCAAAGGGTTATTACTCAAATAGATGGTTGACTTGTATTTTAACGCCTTCTAATAAAATAAGTAAAAAAATTAGATTATCTTTCGAACAAGAAAATATTGAGTCTAGACCATTGTGGAAACCAATGCACTTACAACCTGTATTTAAAGATTGTTTAAGTTTTTTAAACGGAAACTCAGAACAATTATTTAATAGGGGATTATGTTTGCCAAGTGGTTCTAATATTACTGAAAATGAATTGAATAGAGTTATTGGGGTTCTAAATAATTTTTAG
- a CDS encoding S28 family serine protease codes for MKLFKSVFLFITLSTVLVGCRVKLEPVVILTFQQKIEKLFPNAEVSKMEVKDHFTKAYQVVLDQPLDHKNPEAGTFKHYFYLSHVDETKPTVFITEGYNATPRTYELSKIFKGNQVQVEYRFYGKSRPDTIPWQYLKNDLAIEDYHKIISKLKRLYTGKWISTGISKGGETVLIHKSKYPWDVDVAVSYVAPLINAQEDSRTQNHINTIGTEECRAKITAFQQEVLKNRKAVLLEISNFATEKNMNFTELSIEEALEYSVLEFPFSFWQWGGSCEEIPNENASAKEMFNYINKIVGIGFYNDKTYYDLLPSYYQHLTELGYYGFDTTPVKDLLQVVKEPTNLRFAPKNVDLTYSPTYINEVRDFVENKGKNILYIYGEYDTWGACAPTPKPHVDALKVVLKKGSHTTRIKDFSIKDKELIYEKLQNWLGYSVTIYPLEE; via the coding sequence ATGAAATTATTTAAATCCGTTTTTTTATTTATAACCCTTAGTACTGTTTTAGTTGGTTGTAGAGTAAAATTAGAACCAGTTGTAATTTTAACATTTCAGCAAAAAATTGAAAAATTATTTCCAAATGCTGAAGTTTCTAAAATGGAGGTAAAAGACCATTTTACCAAAGCTTACCAAGTAGTTTTAGACCAGCCACTAGATCATAAAAACCCTGAAGCAGGTACATTTAAACATTATTTCTATCTATCGCATGTAGATGAAACTAAACCAACAGTTTTTATTACTGAAGGTTATAATGCAACTCCAAGAACGTACGAATTAAGTAAAATATTTAAAGGGAATCAAGTGCAGGTAGAATATCGTTTTTATGGGAAATCGCGTCCAGATACCATTCCGTGGCAATATTTAAAAAACGATTTAGCTATTGAAGATTATCATAAAATAATTTCAAAACTAAAAAGATTATATACGGGTAAATGGATTTCAACGGGAATTAGCAAAGGAGGAGAGACGGTATTAATACACAAAAGTAAATACCCTTGGGATGTAGATGTTGCTGTGTCTTATGTTGCACCGCTAATTAATGCTCAGGAAGATAGTAGAACTCAAAATCATATTAATACTATTGGAACAGAAGAGTGTCGTGCTAAAATTACTGCATTTCAACAAGAAGTTTTAAAAAATAGAAAAGCGGTTTTATTAGAAATTTCAAACTTTGCCACCGAAAAAAACATGAATTTCACAGAGCTTTCTATTGAAGAAGCATTGGAATATAGTGTGCTAGAATTTCCTTTTTCTTTTTGGCAGTGGGGAGGCAGTTGCGAAGAAATTCCTAATGAAAATGCATCAGCCAAAGAAATGTTTAATTATATAAATAAAATTGTTGGTATTGGTTTTTATAACGATAAAACCTATTACGATTTACTGCCTTCATATTACCAGCATTTAACAGAATTAGGGTATTACGGATTTGATACCACGCCGGTTAAAGATTTGCTGCAAGTGGTTAAAGAACCAACAAATTTAAGGTTTGCACCTAAAAATGTAGACTTAACTTACAGTCCAACATATATTAATGAAGTGCGTGATTTTGTAGAAAATAAAGGGAAAAATATACTTTATATTTATGGAGAGTATGATACTTGGGGAGCTTGTGCTCCAACACCAAAACCACATGTAGATGCCTTAAAAGTGGTTCTTAAAAAAGGTTCTCATACAACTAGAATTAAAGATTTTTCTATCAAAGATAAAGAACTGATTTACGAAAAACTTCAAAATTGGTTAGGATATAGTGTTACAATTTATCCTTTAGAAGAATAA
- a CDS encoding alanine racemase, with protein sequence MAYVTLNKKSLSINYKYLQELFKKHDKEWAPVVKMLCGHKQFLEYLLSLGKEQVCDARLTNLKTIKSINPEVETIYIKPPAKRSIKSVIKYADVSFNTEYSTIKWLSEEAKAQNKVHRIIIMIELGDLREGILGEHLLEFYKKVFGLPNIKVVGIGANLNCLSGVMPSKDKLIQLSLYEQLIEAKFGERIENVTGGSSVMIPLLQKKQIPKGVNHFRIGETLFFGVDLFSNKTIPKMKSDVFLLHAEIIEVTEKPIIPYGDLEENPSGEILEIDPEDYGTTHKRGILDVGLLDIATTDFLEPVDKKITFIGASSDMLVVDLNVTRKKYKVGDVVSFKMKYMGALRIMNSRYIEKRLI encoded by the coding sequence ATGGCTTATGTAACACTTAATAAAAAATCATTATCAATAAATTATAAGTATTTACAAGAACTCTTTAAAAAACACGATAAAGAATGGGCTCCAGTAGTAAAAATGCTATGTGGTCATAAGCAATTTCTAGAGTATTTATTGTCGTTAGGAAAAGAGCAAGTTTGTGATGCGCGACTTACAAATTTAAAAACTATAAAATCTATAAATCCAGAAGTTGAAACTATTTATATTAAACCACCAGCAAAAAGAAGTATTAAAAGTGTAATTAAATATGCCGATGTAAGTTTTAATACTGAATATTCAACTATAAAATGGTTGTCTGAAGAGGCTAAAGCGCAAAATAAAGTACACCGTATAATTATTATGATAGAACTTGGTGATTTGCGTGAAGGTATTTTAGGTGAACATTTATTAGAGTTTTATAAAAAAGTATTTGGATTACCTAACATAAAAGTTGTGGGTATTGGAGCAAATTTAAATTGCTTGAGTGGTGTTATGCCAAGTAAAGATAAATTAATTCAATTGAGTTTATACGAGCAATTGATTGAAGCTAAATTTGGTGAAAGAATTGAAAATGTAACAGGTGGTTCTTCTGTAATGATTCCTTTGTTGCAGAAAAAGCAAATTCCTAAAGGTGTAAATCATTTTAGAATTGGAGAGACCTTGTTTTTTGGAGTTGATTTGTTTTCAAACAAAACTATTCCAAAAATGAAAAGCGATGTGTTTCTATTGCATGCTGAAATAATAGAAGTTACAGAAAAACCTATAATTCCTTATGGTGATTTAGAAGAAAATCCTTCCGGAGAAATACTAGAAATAGATCCAGAAGATTATGGAACTACACATAAAAGAGGTATTTTAGATGTTGGCTTGTTAGATATTGCGACTACAGATTTTTTAGAACCTGTAGATAAAAAAATTACATTTATAGGTGCAAGTTCAGATATGTTGGTGGTAGATTTAAATGTTACACGTAAAAAATACAAAGTTGGAGATGTAGTCTCTTTTAAAATGAAATATATGGGAGCTTTAAGAATTATGAATTCCAGGTATATTGAAAAACGCTTGATTTAA
- a CDS encoding sodium:solute symporter: METIDVIVFVIYMILVLGIGFYYFKKNKDVKDYYIGGGKMSSAHIGLSVVATDVGGGFSIGLGGLGFMMGISGSWMLFTGLIGAWLSAVFLIPKVVKQGNLYGFLTFPEFLKHNYGVTVAMVAGVISFIGYLGFTSSQFLAGAKLAIGTFPSLDLLDALLIMGGIALVYTVFGGMKAVIYTDTFQWLILMAGLIFIGIPASYNYLGGYNEIVNVLPSKFYSLKNVTWVQLVNWFVIIVPIWFVGMTLYQRIYACKNERTAKKAWLIAGLFEYPIMAFMGVILGLFARVAAEQGLFASAGFDNALLMDPEIGMPLLLKKVLPIGFMGLMLSAYFSAIMSTADSCLLAASGNFVTDILGFKDLSPNTIKISQITTFIIGGLAILIASSMQSVLELMLLSYSFMVSGLLIPVLGILISKKRKPKAALVSMLLGGFSTLILSILQAPIPFGLDPIIIGILLSLFSYLSIKN, encoded by the coding sequence ATGGAAACTATAGACGTAATAGTCTTTGTAATATACATGATTTTAGTTCTTGGAATAGGTTTTTACTATTTCAAAAAGAATAAGGATGTAAAAGATTATTATATTGGTGGTGGAAAAATGAGTAGTGCACATATTGGTCTTTCCGTTGTGGCTACAGATGTTGGAGGTGGATTTTCTATAGGTTTAGGTGGTTTGGGATTTATGATGGGAATTTCCGGTTCTTGGATGCTATTTACAGGTTTAATAGGTGCTTGGTTAAGTGCAGTATTTTTAATTCCAAAAGTAGTAAAGCAAGGTAACTTATACGGTTTTTTAACATTTCCCGAATTTTTAAAACATAATTATGGTGTAACAGTAGCTATGGTTGCTGGTGTTATATCTTTTATAGGATATTTGGGTTTTACTTCATCTCAATTTTTAGCGGGTGCAAAATTAGCTATTGGAACTTTTCCGAGTTTAGATTTATTAGATGCTTTATTAATTATGGGCGGAATTGCCCTTGTGTATACTGTTTTTGGAGGCATGAAGGCTGTTATTTATACAGATACCTTTCAGTGGCTTATTTTAATGGCAGGTTTAATTTTTATAGGAATTCCAGCTTCGTATAACTATTTAGGTGGTTATAATGAAATTGTTAATGTATTGCCTAGTAAATTTTATTCTTTAAAAAATGTTACTTGGGTTCAGTTGGTGAATTGGTTTGTAATTATTGTTCCTATTTGGTTTGTTGGTATGACATTGTACCAGAGAATTTATGCTTGTAAAAACGAAAGAACAGCCAAAAAAGCTTGGCTTATTGCTGGTTTATTTGAATATCCTATTATGGCATTTATGGGAGTAATTCTAGGTTTATTTGCTCGTGTAGCAGCTGAACAAGGTTTATTTGCTTCTGCAGGATTTGATAATGCTTTGTTAATGGATCCTGAAATTGGAATGCCTCTATTATTAAAAAAAGTGCTTCCTATTGGTTTTATGGGCTTAATGTTATCTGCTTATTTTTCAGCAATTATGTCAACAGCAGATAGTTGTCTTTTAGCAGCTTCGGGAAATTTTGTTACTGATATTTTAGGATTTAAAGATTTAAGTCCCAATACAATTAAAATTTCACAAATTACAACCTTTATAATTGGAGGATTGGCTATTTTAATTGCAAGTTCAATGCAGAGTGTATTAGAGTTAATGTTACTTTCTTATTCTTTTATGGTTTCTGGATTGTTAATTCCTGTATTAGGAATTCTAATATCTAAGAAAAGAAAACCTAAAGCAGCACTTGTTTCTATGTTGTTAGGCGGTTTTTCTACTTTAATATTATCTATTTTACAGGCTCCCATACCGTTTGGGTTAGACCCAATTATAATAGGTATTTTACTATCCTTATTTAGTTATTTGTCAATTAAAAATTAA